One window from the genome of Acuticoccus sediminis encodes:
- a CDS encoding LysR family transcriptional regulator translates to MEPITAINFKLTEMATFVAVAELQSFRAAADRLNVAQSTVSVRIRHLEEALGITLLQRSTRHVVLTSGGTRLLAAARVTLGELEQLATQLRDEGLLREGRVTAAALPSIAATVIPALLLRFGERHPSIEVSVADMVADRCEALLLAGDADLALSSPPQPNRGLKFRPLFRDECLVVVPLDDTLAARSSLRLEELTERPVLAPIRGSGFRADIDAAFAANGLTLNPAREAHNLSTLMAYAENGVGVSFVPATFAKKLDLARCRTVRIAPKPYFRTLGIVTRVNRPISPAAEAFIRFVEARLAAPAQETDR, encoded by the coding sequence ATGGAACCGATCACTGCAATCAACTTCAAGCTCACCGAGATGGCGACGTTCGTCGCCGTCGCCGAGCTCCAGAGCTTCCGCGCGGCGGCGGACCGGCTGAATGTCGCGCAATCGACGGTGAGCGTGCGCATCCGCCACCTGGAGGAGGCGCTCGGGATCACTCTGCTGCAGCGATCGACGCGGCACGTGGTGCTGACGAGCGGCGGCACGCGGCTCCTCGCGGCGGCGCGCGTGACGCTCGGCGAGCTGGAGCAGCTGGCGACGCAGCTTCGCGACGAGGGTCTCCTGCGGGAGGGCCGCGTCACGGCGGCCGCCCTTCCCTCCATCGCGGCGACGGTGATCCCGGCGCTGCTGCTGCGCTTTGGCGAGAGGCATCCAAGCATCGAGGTGTCGGTGGCCGACATGGTCGCGGACCGGTGCGAGGCGCTGCTGCTGGCGGGCGACGCGGACCTCGCGCTCTCCTCCCCGCCGCAGCCCAATCGCGGCCTGAAGTTCCGTCCCCTCTTCCGGGACGAGTGCCTCGTCGTCGTTCCGCTCGACGACACGCTCGCCGCCCGGTCCTCGCTGCGCCTCGAGGAATTGACCGAACGCCCGGTGCTGGCGCCGATCCGCGGCTCCGGCTTCCGCGCGGACATCGACGCGGCGTTCGCGGCCAACGGCCTGACGCTCAATCCCGCCCGCGAGGCGCACAACCTCTCGACCCTGATGGCCTACGCCGAGAACGGCGTCGGCGTCAGCTTCGTGCCGGCCACCTTCGCCAAGAAGCTCGACCTCGCGCGCTGCCGGACGGTGCGGATCGCGCCGAAGCCGTATTTCCGCACGCTGGGCATCGTCACCCGCGTGAACCGTCCGATCTCGCCGGCGGCCGAGGCGTTCATCCGCTTCGTCGAGGCCCGCCTGGCGGCACCGGCGCAGGAGACCGACCGATGA
- a CDS encoding CoA transferase, with the protein MTVSEPASGLLAGVFAVECADTPAAAFAAAIAADFGATVVIVEPPEGTPLRRLAPSAAQAPWWASLGRNKRSIAIDPGTEDGASTLARLAEKADIVFRDTTSRAAPLAEAARKAVDVELFPTGADRPDLWPWSTRTEFAGAASGIGAITGPLGGLAVQPEMPLADYTAGMMALMLAMGELRAARLAGVKPEPVRLALHEALARMNEWQVIVATAFGRAEKRTGNRFPMNANIGNIFTTRDGQMLSVSAATPAIARRLLTMVGGEALSADPRFATPAARAQHMDELEDLIGDWFARHDGEEALRLVAENDVVVGPIYGAAELMADPHVAARGNIVDVPADGGGCIAMPAALPRTSDGGADVRSTGPTVGQDRDAVLAMLG; encoded by the coding sequence GTGACCGTTTCGGAGCCGGCATCCGGGCTCCTTGCCGGAGTCTTTGCTGTCGAGTGCGCGGATACGCCGGCCGCGGCCTTTGCCGCGGCGATCGCGGCCGACTTCGGCGCGACGGTGGTCATCGTCGAGCCGCCGGAGGGGACGCCGCTGCGCCGCCTCGCGCCATCCGCGGCGCAGGCGCCCTGGTGGGCCTCGCTCGGCCGCAACAAGCGCTCGATCGCCATCGATCCGGGCACCGAGGACGGCGCGTCCACGCTCGCCCGCCTCGCCGAAAAGGCCGACATCGTCTTCCGTGACACGACGTCCCGTGCCGCGCCGCTGGCGGAGGCCGCCCGGAAGGCCGTGGACGTCGAGCTCTTTCCGACCGGTGCCGACCGGCCGGACCTCTGGCCGTGGAGCACGCGGACCGAGTTCGCCGGCGCGGCATCCGGCATCGGCGCCATCACCGGCCCGCTCGGCGGCCTCGCCGTGCAGCCGGAGATGCCGCTCGCCGACTACACCGCCGGGATGATGGCGCTGATGCTCGCGATGGGCGAGCTGCGCGCAGCCCGCCTCGCCGGGGTGAAGCCCGAACCCGTGCGCCTCGCCCTCCACGAGGCGCTGGCGCGGATGAACGAGTGGCAGGTCATCGTCGCGACCGCCTTCGGCCGGGCCGAGAAGCGCACCGGGAACCGTTTCCCGATGAACGCCAATATCGGCAACATCTTCACGACGCGCGACGGCCAGATGCTCTCCGTTTCGGCCGCCACGCCGGCGATCGCGCGGCGGTTGCTGACGATGGTCGGCGGCGAGGCGCTGAGCGCGGATCCCCGCTTCGCGACCCCCGCAGCGCGCGCCCAGCACATGGACGAGCTGGAGGACCTCATCGGCGACTGGTTCGCCCGTCACGACGGCGAGGAGGCGCTGCGCCTCGTCGCCGAGAACGACGTCGTGGTCGGCCCGATCTACGGCGCGGCAGAGCTGATGGCGGACCCCCACGTCGCGGCCCGGGGCAACATCGTCGACGTGCCGGCGGACGGCGGCGGCTGCATCGCGATGCCGGCCGCGCTGCCGCGCACGAGTGACGGCGGCGCCGACGTGCGCTCGACGGGCCCTACCGTCGGACAGGACAGGGACGCGGTGCTCGCCATGCTCGGCTGA